From Pseudomonas sp. FP2335, the proteins below share one genomic window:
- a CDS encoding DMT family transporter: MPIHIVLLVLFAALLHASWNALLRSGNDRLWSMTVMCIAIAIVCAVAAAFMVPPAMESWSYALLSGLLHVGYNLFLVRSYRVGDLGQIYPISRGSSPVLITLGAAVFAGESISPGELLGVALVSGGIVSLAFKGRSLSVPSLPYALGTGCFIAAYSVVDGIGARLSGAPLSYAVWMCALWGVLMPVVYIGLRGPRSLFSVRPGMLTAMGGGLVSLLAYAMVIYAMNEAPLGAVSALRETSVLFALLIGYVFLGETLTARRILACVVIASGTLIIG; the protein is encoded by the coding sequence ATGCCTATTCATATCGTCTTGCTGGTTCTTTTCGCCGCGCTCCTGCATGCAAGCTGGAATGCGCTGCTGCGCAGTGGTAACGATCGCCTGTGGTCCATGACGGTGATGTGCATTGCCATTGCAATAGTCTGTGCCGTCGCCGCCGCCTTCATGGTCCCACCGGCCATGGAAAGCTGGAGCTACGCGCTGCTTTCGGGGTTACTGCATGTGGGCTACAACTTGTTCCTCGTGCGCAGTTACCGAGTTGGCGACCTGGGGCAGATCTATCCGATTTCACGCGGATCGTCGCCGGTGCTGATTACCTTGGGGGCCGCGGTTTTTGCCGGAGAAAGCATCAGCCCTGGCGAGTTGCTCGGTGTGGCGCTGGTGTCAGGCGGGATTGTTTCGCTGGCCTTCAAAGGGCGCAGTCTGTCGGTTCCCAGCTTGCCCTATGCGCTGGGAACAGGCTGCTTCATTGCGGCCTACAGCGTTGTCGACGGCATAGGCGCCAGGCTATCCGGTGCACCGTTGTCCTACGCCGTGTGGATGTGCGCCCTGTGGGGCGTGCTGATGCCGGTGGTTTACATCGGTCTGCGTGGTCCGCGCAGCTTGTTCTCGGTTCGGCCAGGAATGCTTACCGCCATGGGCGGCGGACTGGTCTCTTTGCTTGCGTATGCAATGGTCATCTACGCCATGAACGAAGCGCCCCTGGGCGCGGTCTCCGCGTTGCGCGAAACCAGCGTGTTGTTTGCGTTGTTGATCGGTTATGTGTTCCTCGGCGAGACGCTTACAGCGCGCCGGATACTGGCGTGCGTCGTGATCGCCAGCGGTACCCTCATTATCGGCTGA